The Stenotrophomonas sp. BIO128-Bstrain region CGGTAGAGCCGACCGTTGGTCGGCTGCACTTGCGTTGGGGCGTTTGAGGTGCCGGCCAGCGGCCGGCACTACCAGTGCCGGCGCGCCCGCGCGGATTTCCGGCTCAATAGACCAGGTTCGCCAGCAGCGGGACGTCAGTCGTCCAGCGCTCGCGGCCGCCAAGCCCGGCCAGTTCCACCAGCACAGCCGCACCGACCACCTCGACCTGCAGCTGGCGGGCCAGCGACAACGCCGCCAGCAGCGTGCCGCCCGTGGCCAGCACATCATCGACCACCAGCACGCGGGCGCCGGCCGGCAAGGCATCGGCGTGTACTTCAATGCTGTCGGTGCGGTATTCCAGGGTGTAATCCTGGCGCAGCACCTTGCCCGGCAGCTTGCCCGGCTTGCGCACTGGCACGAAGCCCACGCCCAGCACCCGCGCCATGGCCGCGCCTAGGATGAAGCCGCGCGACTCGATCCCCATCACCGCCTGCAGGTTGGCATCGCGCCAGGGCGCGACCATCGCATCGATGGCGGCCGCGAAATCCGGGCCGTCGGCGAGCAGCGGCATGATGTCCTTGAACAGGATGCCCGGCTTGGGGAAATCGGCGATGTCGCGCAGGCGGCCGGCCCAGGCGGGCGTGGCGGAAGACTCGGTCATGGGGTTGGAAACGAACAGGGTGGCATAGGGTAAACGCTTCGGCGCGGGGCTGCCGGTCGCCGGCGCCTGGGCATTGCTGCGTTCCAGCAATGACATCGTCCGCTCACCTCGAATTCGCACACACGTGCGATAATCGCCCTAACTGGTTGTTCACCTCGCTTCCGCGATAAGCAGCGAAGCGACCCATGGTCCCCGCCACGCACGGCGCGCGCGGGCCTGACCGGTGCCGGTCGGCACCGGATTTCCTGTAGAGGTTCATGCAACGTGGACGAGAACACGAAACCGTCGGCCCTGGGCCGCACTCTGGTGGTCATTCTTGGCATCGTGGTGATGCTGTTCGGGCTCGCCCTGCTGGTGGGCGGCATCCGCCTGGTCCAGCTCGGCGGCAGCTGGTACTTCCTGCTGATGGGCGGCGGTTCGCTGCTGGCCGGTCTGCTGCTGGTCCTGCGGCGTCCGCTCGGCGCGGCACTGTATGCGGTGGCCTTCATCGCCACCGTGGTGTGGGCCCTGGCCGATGCCGGGCTGGCGTTCTGGCCGCTGGTCTCGCGGCTGGTGATGCCTGCCGTACTGGCGATGCTGATCGCGCTGGCCTGGCCGACGCTCAAGCGCAGCCGCGGGCAGCCCGCCGGGCGCGGGGCCTATGCTGTCGCTGCCCTGCTGCTGGTCGGCCTGATGGGCACAGCGGTCTCC contains the following coding sequences:
- a CDS encoding adenine phosphoribosyltransferase; the protein is MTESSATPAWAGRLRDIADFPKPGILFKDIMPLLADGPDFAAAIDAMVAPWRDANLQAVMGIESRGFILGAAMARVLGVGFVPVRKPGKLPGKVLRQDYTLEYRTDSIEVHADALPAGARVLVVDDVLATGGTLLAALSLARQLQVEVVGAAVLVELAGLGGRERWTTDVPLLANLVY